A genome region from Schlesneria paludicola DSM 18645 includes the following:
- a CDS encoding MATE family efflux transporter codes for MSLDSLPHDLRASRHRAGSFAELLIVALPMVLSSSTQSMMHVVDRVFLTWDSKESVAAALPAGILFWSCLSLPMGMVSYMNAFVAQYEGARKPDRVSASVWQGIYFSLACGVLLMIPAIWSSNIFRFVGHTEEIWPLEATYFRWLCLGGASAILPAALGCFFSGRGQTMTVLLVNASSVLVNAGLDWALIFGKGPFPKLGIAGAAIATNLANVYATLCYAGLLYWYSVRGPYRFWAHRRFDRELMTDLFRFGGPSGLQMFLDVAGFTAFIMIIGWIGPGELAASNIAFNLNTLAFTPVIGVGIAVSTLVGQRIGEGRPELAARSTWKGFILGGGIMLACGFVYVFFPQVLLIPYAMYADDQDFHATREIVVVLLRFVALYSFFDAMAIIFGSAVRAAGDTVFSMVVTCACAWGILVIPTYLTWKLYKPDLLASWGWCSLYVIVLGFAFLGRFLSGRWKTMSIIHRKGSTPDSPTSNDSSSPTVFCQASQD; via the coding sequence TTGTCTCTCGATTCCCTCCCCCACGATCTACGAGCTTCGCGTCATCGAGCAGGCAGCTTTGCCGAACTGTTGATTGTCGCGCTGCCGATGGTTTTGAGTTCCAGCACGCAATCGATGATGCATGTCGTCGACCGCGTCTTTTTAACCTGGGACTCCAAGGAATCGGTCGCCGCCGCACTTCCGGCGGGGATTCTGTTCTGGTCATGCCTGAGCCTGCCGATGGGTATGGTTTCCTACATGAACGCCTTCGTCGCCCAATACGAGGGGGCTCGCAAACCGGACCGTGTTTCCGCATCGGTTTGGCAAGGGATTTATTTCTCGCTGGCCTGCGGCGTCTTATTGATGATTCCCGCCATCTGGTCGTCAAACATCTTTCGATTCGTAGGTCACACGGAAGAAATCTGGCCGCTAGAAGCAACTTACTTTCGCTGGCTTTGCCTGGGTGGTGCGTCGGCGATTCTTCCCGCGGCTCTGGGCTGCTTCTTCAGCGGACGCGGCCAAACGATGACGGTGCTGCTGGTCAACGCGTCCTCTGTGCTGGTGAACGCGGGGCTCGACTGGGCTCTGATTTTTGGAAAAGGCCCCTTCCCCAAACTGGGGATCGCAGGAGCCGCCATCGCCACCAATTTGGCCAACGTCTACGCGACGCTGTGTTATGCCGGCTTACTGTACTGGTACTCGGTGCGCGGCCCCTATCGCTTCTGGGCACATCGCCGCTTCGATCGAGAGTTGATGACGGACCTGTTCCGATTCGGCGGCCCGAGCGGATTGCAGATGTTTCTGGACGTCGCAGGGTTTACCGCATTTATCATGATCATTGGCTGGATTGGCCCCGGTGAACTGGCCGCCTCCAATATTGCCTTCAATCTGAACACGCTGGCCTTTACGCCCGTCATCGGCGTCGGAATTGCCGTGTCCACGCTGGTGGGACAACGGATCGGCGAGGGTCGACCGGAACTGGCTGCCCGTTCCACCTGGAAGGGATTCATCCTGGGCGGTGGAATCATGCTCGCTTGCGGCTTCGTCTACGTCTTCTTTCCGCAGGTCCTGCTGATCCCTTACGCCATGTATGCCGACGACCAGGACTTCCATGCGACACGTGAGATTGTGGTGGTTTTGCTGCGGTTTGTCGCGCTCTATTCGTTCTTCGATGCCATGGCCATCATCTTCGGATCGGCGGTACGAGCCGCCGGAGATACGGTCTTTTCCATGGTCGTCACCTGCGCGTGTGCCTGGGGAATTCTGGTCATTCCCACCTATCTGACTTGGAAGCTCTACAAGCCAGACCTGCTGGCAAGCTGGGGATGGTGCTCGCTGTATGTGATCGTGCTGGGTTTCGCCTTTCTGGGACGATTTCTTAGTGGACGCTGGAAGACAATGTCGATTATTCATCGGAAGGGATCGACGCCCGATTCTCCAACATCCAACGACTCATCGTCGCCCACTGTATTTTGCCAAGCTTCGCAGGATTGA
- the coaD gene encoding pantetheine-phosphate adenylyltransferase: MATTLSSHHAVYVGSFDPLTLGHVDIIKRGAAIFDRLTVGIGINPDKNPLFTADERLSLMRNVLQKQTNVEIECFEGLTVEFIRHCGARVLLRGVRTLTDIETEFTMTLANRALDPEIDTLFLMASEKYTHVSSTLIKQIAQLAQGTALSKLKEFVPPEVVGPLLQKYERTR; the protein is encoded by the coding sequence ATGGCCACCACGCTCAGTTCGCATCATGCCGTCTACGTGGGAAGTTTTGACCCACTGACACTTGGCCATGTGGACATCATCAAGCGTGGCGCAGCAATTTTTGATCGGCTGACCGTCGGCATCGGGATCAATCCTGACAAGAACCCGCTATTCACCGCAGACGAGCGCTTATCACTGATGCGTAACGTGTTACAGAAACAGACGAATGTCGAAATTGAGTGTTTTGAAGGGCTGACGGTTGAGTTTATCCGACACTGCGGTGCCCGCGTCCTGTTGCGAGGCGTGCGAACACTGACGGATATCGAAACCGAATTCACGATGACGCTCGCGAACCGGGCCCTCGATCCGGAAATCGATACTCTGTTCCTGATGGCCAGCGAGAAATACACACACGTCTCAAGCACGCTGATTAAGCAGATTGCGCAATTGGCGCAAGGCACCGCATTGAGCAAACTCAAGGAGTTCGTGCCTCCAGAAGTCGTCGGCCCGCTCCTACAAAAGTACGAACGAACCCGATAG
- a CDS encoding transposase, whose translation EPVLKHSRWCLLKRPANLTPKQVVKLAELMKYNLRSVRSHLLREEFQRFWEYASAGWAGKFLDEWCARTMRSRLEPMKRVARMLRNHRNLILNWFRARGAISAGVVEGFNNKAKLTTKKAYGFRTYEAIEIALYHQLGKLPEPEFIHRFW comes from the coding sequence GAGCCCGTTCTGAAACATTCACGTTGGTGCCTGTTGAAACGCCCTGCGAATCTCACTCCAAAGCAAGTCGTGAAGCTGGCGGAACTGATGAAATACAATTTGCGTTCGGTGAGATCGCACTTGTTGAGAGAAGAGTTTCAGCGGTTCTGGGAATACGCTTCGGCAGGTTGGGCTGGGAAGTTTCTCGACGAATGGTGCGCTCGAACGATGCGGTCTCGCCTGGAACCGATGAAGCGGGTCGCTCGCATGCTGCGAAACCATCGCAACCTAATTCTCAACTGGTTCCGAGCGCGGGGAGCGATTTCCGCAGGTGTCGTCGAGGGATTCAACAATAAGGCGAAACTGACTACCAAAAAAGCTTATGGTTTTCGCACCTATGAAGCGATCGAAATCGCTTTGTACCATCAACTTGGAAAGCTGCCAGAACCAGAATTCATCCACAGATTCTGGTGA
- a CDS encoding DUF1580 domain-containing protein has product MLNENLVSISCAADEFPGGKISRQTLYRHATRGSRGIVLESVLVGGKRRTSTEAIARFLTRLNSEDRISQRSKPVETPDEILTRSRAARSKLKAMGI; this is encoded by the coding sequence ATGTTGAATGAGAATCTGGTTTCGATTTCCTGTGCCGCCGATGAATTCCCTGGCGGCAAGATCTCCCGACAGACGCTTTACCGCCACGCCACGCGCGGCTCACGTGGGATCGTGCTGGAGTCCGTCCTTGTGGGTGGTAAGCGTCGAACGTCGACCGAAGCGATTGCTCGGTTTCTGACACGACTGAATTCCGAAGATCGGATCAGCCAAAGATCGAAGCCTGTCGAAACGCCGGACGAGATTTTGACGCGGTCACGCGCGGCCCGCTCAAAGTTGAAGGCGATGGGGATCTGA
- a CDS encoding KpsF/GutQ family sugar-phosphate isomerase, translated as MSASFVRSVVPYTHVEQLREARAILGLEGEALIELSRKLDSRICDALTLLSNCRGCVIVTGIGKAGLIGQKIAATLSSTGTRAYFLHPTEALHGDLGCVGCDDVWLMFSNSGETEELTRLLPIIRNREQPIIAITACDTSTLGTQADVTICMGRLIEAGAHGLAPSTSTTVMLALGDALALVLSQMKQFTPQQFAAFHPGGSLGRRLASVQDVMRPLDQVRVAHESATIREVFVKKSLPGRRTGAVILIDDEGRLAGLFTDSDLARLLEQRRDDQIDRPISEVMTQQPLTVGPHAILEEALQVLGAKHVSELPVIDDERRPLGMVDITDVVGLAKDSKPS; from the coding sequence ATGAGCGCTTCATTTGTACGCTCGGTCGTTCCGTATACGCACGTCGAACAACTGCGTGAGGCGCGGGCGATCCTTGGTCTTGAGGGCGAGGCCCTGATCGAGCTCTCGCGGAAACTCGATTCCCGCATTTGTGATGCGTTGACGCTGCTTTCCAATTGTCGTGGCTGCGTGATCGTCACCGGCATCGGCAAGGCCGGGCTGATCGGTCAGAAGATCGCGGCCACCCTGTCTTCGACCGGCACGCGAGCCTACTTTCTGCATCCGACAGAAGCCTTGCACGGCGACCTGGGCTGCGTGGGCTGTGACGATGTCTGGCTGATGTTTTCGAACAGCGGCGAAACCGAAGAACTGACTCGATTGTTGCCCATCATCCGGAATCGTGAACAGCCCATCATTGCGATTACGGCCTGCGACACGAGCACGCTGGGAACCCAGGCTGATGTGACAATTTGCATGGGTCGACTGATTGAGGCGGGTGCTCACGGGTTAGCTCCTTCGACCAGTACGACGGTCATGCTGGCGCTCGGCGATGCACTGGCGCTCGTACTCAGCCAAATGAAGCAATTCACACCTCAGCAATTTGCCGCGTTTCATCCCGGGGGAAGCCTGGGACGCCGACTGGCCTCGGTGCAGGACGTCATGCGTCCTCTGGATCAGGTTCGCGTCGCGCACGAATCAGCCACCATTCGCGAAGTCTTCGTGAAAAAATCACTTCCAGGTCGACGCACAGGAGCAGTCATCCTGATCGACGACGAGGGCCGATTGGCGGGGTTGTTCACCGACAGCGATCTGGCTCGCCTGCTGGAACAACGACGCGACGATCAGATTGATCGCCCCATTTCGGAAGTCATGACGCAGCAACCACTGACGGTTGGTCCGCATGCAATTCTGGAAGAAGCGTTGCAGGTGCTCGGCGCGAAGCATGTCAGCGAATTGCCGGTCATTGATGACGAACGGCGTCCTCTGGGAATGGTCGATATTACCGACGTGGTCGGACTGGCCAAAGACTCGAAGCCGAGTTAA
- a CDS encoding glycine C-acetyltransferase produces MNQSFQHHLDQQLNEIRKAGTYKQERVISTPQGTLIRVGDGRPVLNLCANNYLGLAQHPAIRAAAQRGLDQWGYGLASVRFICGTQVLHKQLEDQLSAFLGTEDTILYGSCFDANGGLFETLLGAEDAVISDELNHASIIDGVRLCKSQRYRYKNNDMTDLEARLQEAAAAKARFKLIATDGVFSMDGTIANLPAICELADKYDALVMVDDSHAVGFTGPTGRGTHELHGVIDRIDLLTGTLGKALGGASGGYTSGRKSIIEFLRQRSRPYLFSNTLAPMIAAGSVEALKLLTQSTELRDKLAENTAFFRAEMTSRGFTIPAGTHPIAPVMLGDAALATKAAELMLAKGVYVIGFSYPVVPLGKARIRTQVSAAHSREDLEFAVKCFTEVKNELGL; encoded by the coding sequence ATGAACCAATCGTTTCAACATCACCTTGATCAGCAACTGAACGAAATCCGCAAAGCCGGAACATACAAACAAGAACGCGTGATCTCGACGCCGCAAGGTACGCTGATCCGTGTGGGCGATGGCCGTCCCGTGCTGAACTTGTGTGCCAACAATTATTTGGGCCTGGCGCAGCATCCTGCGATTCGCGCCGCGGCGCAGCGGGGGCTTGATCAGTGGGGATACGGACTGGCGTCGGTTCGGTTCATCTGCGGAACACAGGTCCTTCACAAGCAGCTTGAAGATCAGTTGTCCGCGTTTTTGGGCACCGAGGACACGATCCTGTATGGATCGTGCTTTGACGCCAATGGCGGACTGTTCGAAACGCTGCTGGGTGCAGAAGACGCCGTGATTTCCGATGAATTGAATCACGCCAGCATCATCGATGGCGTGCGGCTGTGTAAGTCACAGCGTTACCGATACAAGAACAACGACATGACCGACCTGGAGGCGCGACTTCAGGAAGCCGCCGCCGCAAAGGCACGTTTCAAATTGATTGCCACTGACGGCGTATTTTCGATGGATGGTACGATCGCAAATCTGCCTGCGATCTGCGAATTGGCCGACAAGTACGATGCGCTCGTCATGGTTGACGACTCGCACGCCGTCGGCTTCACGGGCCCGACCGGCCGCGGAACCCACGAACTGCACGGCGTGATCGATCGCATCGATCTGCTGACGGGAACGCTCGGCAAGGCGTTGGGCGGTGCGAGTGGCGGTTATACCAGTGGACGCAAAAGTATCATCGAGTTTCTGCGCCAACGCTCGCGTCCCTATTTGTTTTCCAACACCCTCGCCCCCATGATTGCGGCCGGTTCCGTGGAAGCCCTCAAATTGCTGACGCAATCCACCGAACTACGTGACAAACTGGCAGAAAACACGGCCTTCTTCCGCGCGGAGATGACCAGTCGCGGCTTCACCATTCCCGCCGGGACTCATCCCATCGCGCCGGTCATGCTGGGCGACGCCGCACTCGCCACGAAAGCCGCCGAATTGATGCTGGCCAAGGGAGTTTACGTGATCGGGTTCAGCTACCCTGTTGTCCCGCTGGGCAAGGCCCGCATTCGCACACAGGTCTCCGCCGCGCACTCCCGCGAGGACCTTGAATTTGCCGTCAAATGCTTTACCGAAGTCAAAAATGAACTTGGCTTGTGA
- a CDS encoding RbsD/FucU family protein: MLKHRLLHPEITEVLARAGHHAKVLIADGNYPASTAIGPNARLVSLNLAPGLVTVSQVLETLLTAIPVDEINTMGIPSDDPYALKGDPPAWTDYRRIVSAAGLDVKLTPIDKWQFYDAVASRDHVLTIQTADQQLWANVLLTLGCRTD, translated from the coding sequence ATGCTGAAACATCGTTTGCTACACCCCGAGATTACCGAAGTTCTGGCACGAGCCGGACATCACGCGAAAGTGTTGATCGCGGACGGAAACTATCCCGCTTCGACAGCGATTGGCCCCAATGCGCGGCTGGTCAGCCTGAACCTCGCTCCCGGACTGGTCACGGTGTCACAAGTCCTGGAAACGTTGCTCACCGCCATTCCCGTCGACGAGATCAACACAATGGGAATCCCGTCCGACGATCCGTACGCCCTGAAGGGAGATCCCCCCGCCTGGACGGACTATCGCCGAATCGTTTCGGCCGCGGGACTCGATGTGAAACTGACTCCGATCGACAAGTGGCAGTTCTATGACGCGGTCGCCTCACGCGATCACGTCCTGACGATTCAGACCGCCGATCAGCAGTTGTGGGCCAACGTCCTACTGACGCTGGGCTGCCGCACGGACTGA
- a CDS encoding EVE domain-containing protein: MRYWLFKSEPSAFSIEHLAKAKKQTAPWDGVRNYQARNFLRDDVKVGDRVLFYHSREEPLGVFGTMSVVRAGYPDHTAFDPESKYYDPSSKADQPRWIMVDVKLVQTFPEPVTRDMLAEDAVTSKMLVMKRGMRLSIQPVTAEEWQAVHRLAGVKDLIEVK; encoded by the coding sequence GTGCGATACTGGTTGTTCAAATCCGAGCCATCGGCTTTTTCGATTGAGCATCTGGCGAAGGCAAAAAAGCAGACCGCCCCCTGGGATGGTGTCCGCAATTATCAGGCACGGAATTTTCTTCGCGACGATGTGAAAGTCGGCGATCGTGTCCTGTTCTATCACAGTCGCGAAGAACCACTGGGGGTGTTCGGAACGATGTCCGTCGTAAGAGCTGGCTATCCCGATCACACGGCGTTTGATCCTGAAAGCAAATACTACGATCCCTCCAGCAAGGCCGATCAGCCGCGCTGGATTATGGTGGATGTGAAACTGGTACAAACGTTCCCTGAACCGGTCACTCGCGACATGCTCGCCGAAGACGCGGTCACCTCAAAGATGCTGGTCATGAAACGTGGAATGCGGCTGTCGATTCAACCCGTCACTGCAGAAGAATGGCAAGCCGTACACCGACTGGCTGGTGTGAAAGATTTGATTGAAGTGAAGTGA
- a CDS encoding trans-sulfuration enzyme family protein, with translation MTDKPIDPAAAQSTITARGGWSSDFTTRTSAPPVYMTTAFDIESLEQLDSVVGGQEKGYIYTRDGNPNHEAFASDVAQLEGAESGVVTASGMGALTAVLMAMVKSGDHVLAARVLYGRTGQLLNHLANSFGLQVTYFDLDDLAALKAAITSKTKLCIVESISNPLLEVADLPEIVGILGAIPLLVDNTFATPCLLKPIEHGATLVWHSVSKYLNGHGDVMAGVVVGPDSLMRRIRAMSSLYGVNANPFESWLANRGLRTLPLRMARVSQTANSVAQFLSAQPQVSRVIYPGLADHPHYERARRLLPDGCSGMLAFDLPGGRGAVDCLFRTLSDRIPFSPTLADARTTLSYPTGTSHKFMTTAERAACGITDGLVRLSIGLEDPADLQRELGEALAKLI, from the coding sequence ATGACAGACAAACCAATCGATCCCGCAGCCGCACAGTCGACGATCACGGCTCGCGGTGGCTGGTCGTCGGACTTCACCACACGGACGAGCGCCCCTCCGGTCTACATGACGACGGCATTCGACATCGAATCGCTTGAGCAACTCGATTCGGTCGTCGGGGGACAGGAAAAGGGATACATCTACACCCGTGATGGAAACCCGAATCACGAAGCGTTCGCGAGCGATGTCGCCCAACTGGAGGGCGCGGAATCGGGAGTCGTGACCGCATCGGGAATGGGCGCTCTGACAGCGGTCTTGATGGCCATGGTCAAGTCGGGTGACCATGTCTTGGCCGCACGCGTCCTCTACGGCCGAACGGGGCAATTGCTGAACCATTTGGCGAATTCGTTCGGCCTTCAGGTCACGTACTTCGATTTGGATGACCTGGCCGCATTGAAAGCGGCAATCACCTCCAAAACAAAACTGTGCATCGTCGAGTCGATCTCGAATCCACTGCTCGAAGTCGCAGATCTGCCTGAGATTGTCGGGATCCTGGGCGCGATCCCGCTGCTCGTCGACAATACCTTCGCCACCCCCTGTCTGCTCAAGCCGATCGAACATGGCGCAACACTGGTTTGGCATAGCGTCTCGAAGTACTTGAACGGACATGGCGACGTGATGGCGGGCGTTGTCGTCGGCCCCGACAGCCTGATGCGACGAATCCGCGCCATGTCGAGTCTTTACGGCGTGAACGCGAATCCCTTCGAAAGCTGGCTCGCCAATCGCGGGTTACGGACGCTGCCCCTTCGTATGGCGCGCGTGTCGCAAACGGCAAACAGCGTGGCACAGTTCCTGTCGGCACAACCGCAAGTCTCACGCGTGATCTATCCTGGGCTCGCCGATCACCCGCACTACGAGCGGGCTCGTCGCCTCTTACCCGACGGTTGCAGCGGCATGCTCGCGTTCGACTTACCCGGTGGACGCGGTGCTGTTGACTGCCTGTTCCGGACCCTGAGTGATCGAATCCCGTTTTCGCCGACGCTGGCAGACGCCCGCACGACACTTTCGTATCCCACGGGAACGTCGCACAAATTCATGACGACGGCCGAACGCGCGGCATGCGGGATCACCGACGGTCTGGTACGCCTTTCGATCGGCCTGGAAGATCCCGCCGATCTTCAGCGCGAACTGGGCGAGGCACTCGCGAAACTGATCTGA
- a CDS encoding 3-keto-disaccharide hydrolase → MRSFGLLALLVLTCGTIHAADFPREKLSDDDFQTLFDGKSITGWHVSTQTGHSHASMHTSGGRWKLEDGAIVGSQDIPGNGGIILTDKQFGNFEVIVEMKNDFGPDSGLFLRSNERGQAYQYMIDYHDNGNLAGIYGEGLSGGIHHRNFDFLDAVTKIKTKDSLIPCPIKPADWPEFWKHGEWNELRARIEHNPPKITTWINRVRFMEFTDTEKRHADTGSIALQVHGGGDYTKQFVRYRNVRVKELK, encoded by the coding sequence ATGCGATCTTTTGGACTTCTCGCGTTGCTGGTGCTGACATGCGGCACAATTCACGCGGCCGATTTTCCCCGCGAAAAGCTCAGCGATGATGATTTTCAGACGCTGTTCGACGGCAAATCCATCACCGGATGGCATGTGAGCACTCAAACCGGCCACAGTCACGCTAGCATGCACACCAGCGGTGGCCGCTGGAAGCTCGAAGATGGTGCGATCGTGGGATCTCAGGACATTCCCGGCAATGGCGGAATCATCCTGACCGACAAGCAGTTCGGAAACTTCGAAGTGATCGTCGAGATGAAGAACGATTTTGGGCCTGATAGCGGACTGTTCCTTCGCAGCAATGAACGCGGTCAGGCTTACCAGTACATGATCGACTACCATGACAACGGGAATCTCGCCGGGATTTATGGCGAAGGCCTGTCGGGCGGAATTCACCATCGCAACTTTGATTTCCTTGATGCGGTTACCAAGATCAAGACGAAGGATTCGCTGATCCCCTGCCCGATCAAACCAGCCGATTGGCCGGAATTCTGGAAGCATGGCGAATGGAACGAACTGCGAGCCAGGATCGAGCACAATCCTCCGAAGATCACAACCTGGATCAATCGCGTCCGATTCATGGAATTCACCGACACTGAAAAACGCCACGCCGATACTGGCAGCATCGCACTGCAGGTACACGGCGGCGGGGACTACACAAAACAGTTCGTCCGCTACCGGAACGTTCGTGTCAAAGAATTGAAGTAG